ATGGTCATGCATGCTTCACCTTTTCCTTTCGTACTTCTGGGTATTCGATGCGCGAATGGAAGACGCCGTTTAAAGTCTCGCAAAGCGAACGGGCGACGAGTTCCAACTCCTTCAGCGTAATGTCGCACTCGTTCAGCTGGTTGTCCTGCAAGCGATCAGCGATGATCGACCGGACGATCTTCTCGATTTTTTCCTGCGACGGGTTGGATAGCGAGCGAACAGCCGCTTCGACGCTGTCGGCGATGTTGATGACCGCCGCTTCTTTCGTCTGCGGCTTCGGCCCGGGATAACGAAACTCCGCTTCCGAGACAAACTCGGTTTGCTCGCGCGCCTTATGATAAAAATACTTCAGCAGCGTCGTGCCGTGGTGCTGTTCGGCGATGTCGATGATCTCCTTCGGCAGCCGGTGCTTGCGCAGCAAAGCGACGCCGTCGGCGACATGGGCGATAATAATATTTTTGCTCAACTGCGGCGACAAATGGTCATGCGGATTGCCGCCTATTTGATTTTCGATGAAATAGCGCGGCCGCTTCGTCTTGCCGATGTCATGGTAGTAGCAGGCGACGCGCGCCAGCAAGCCGTCGGCGCCGATCGCCTCGCACGCCGCTTCGGCCAAATTGGCGACCATAATGCTATGATGGTACGTCCCCGGCGCTTCAGTGAGCAACTTGCGCAAGAGCGGATGGTTCGGATTGGACAGTTCAATGAGCCGAAGCGGCGACAAAATGCCAAACGCCGCCTCCAACACCGGCAAGAGACCGATCGTCAAAATGGCAGAAAAAACCCCTGAGGCCGCCGCCATCAGCACCAACAAGCCGATTTCCGTCGGCGAATAGCGGCCGTTTTTTAACAGCAACAGCGAAAAAAGCGAAACGATATTGACCGCGGCGACAAACACGCCGGCCCGCCAAATGTTCGCTTTCGCCAGCTCCTTTGGCAGACAAAACGTCCCGGCCAAGCCGCCGGCAAGAAAGTAAACAATCAACGACACCGACACCGCGCCGGCCGTTCCAATTTCCTCATTGAACAGCAAACTGCCGCACACTGCTCCGATGATGGTCGTCATCATCGCGAGCCGCTCTCCGAGCAAAATGCGGACGAGCATCGGCCCGAAC
Above is a window of Geobacillus thermoleovorans DNA encoding:
- a CDS encoding HD family phosphohydrolase gives rise to the protein MGRFRFFLERTKTVRFVRFWLFLLLAVLLFAVLYWQVKPRQYELRLFDVAKETIRSPVTVEDKEATAKLKEEAAAKVADVYTLKKEYAENRVDLLSSLFAAIESVQREAEPDRPLGDMIAKLEERLPPEWLAYLSAAEWQRLLAASPEELKTAKEAALTAVHAVMSERISQAELDTARAEAAKELEYAALSPPLREAVAKLCRQAVIPNVVYDRAATEEKRRQAMDEVKPVKILQGQVIVEEGQFITNDVYRRLELVGLLESGRPSWTAAGLLVFVLLLLAPLIYYFRTETTNEKLSLYTAIFTLMMTTMALIRLLPSSGAVSIGYLVPAAFGPMLVRILLGERLAMMTTIIGAVCGSLLFNEEIGTAGAVSVSLIVYFLAGGLAGTFCLPKELAKANIWRAGVFVAAVNIVSLFSLLLLKNGRYSPTEIGLLVLMAAASGVFSAILTIGLLPVLEAAFGILSPLRLIELSNPNHPLLRKLLTEAPGTYHHSIMVANLAEAACEAIGADGLLARVACYYHDIGKTKRPRYFIENQIGGNPHDHLSPQLSKNIIIAHVADGVALLRKHRLPKEIIDIAEQHHGTTLLKYFYHKAREQTEFVSEAEFRYPGPKPQTKEAAVINIADSVEAAVRSLSNPSQEKIEKIVRSIIADRLQDNQLNECDITLKELELVARSLCETLNGVFHSRIEYPEVRKEKVKHA